From the genome of Trichosurus vulpecula isolate mTriVul1 chromosome 6, mTriVul1.pri, whole genome shotgun sequence:
CGTATAGAAGGGGATATGATTGTCTGTGCAGCTTGTGCCCATGAGTTGCCAAAGTATGGTGTGAAGGTTGGCCTGACAAATTATGCTGCCGCTTCGTGCACAGGCCTGCTGCTGGCCCGCAGGCTTCTTAACAGATTTGGCATGGACAAGATCTATGAAGGTCAGGTGGAAGTGACTGGAGATGAATACAATGTGGAAAGCATTGATAGTCAGCCCGGTGCTTTTACATGCTACTTGCACGCAGGACTTGCCAGAACTACCACGGGAAACAAAGTCTTTGGGGCCCTTAAGGGAGCTGTGGATGGTGGTCTGTCTATTCCTCACAGTACCAAACGCTTCCCTGGGTATGATTCAGAAAGCAAGGAATTCAACGCTGAAGTGCATCGTAAACACATCATGGGCCAAAATGTTGCCGATTACATGCGTTATCTCatggaagaagatgaagatgctTATGAAAAGCAGTTCTCACAGTACATAAAGAACAACATCACCCCTGACATGATGGAAGAAATGTACAAGAAAGCTCATGCTGGTATACGGGAGAATCCAGTATATGAAAAGAAACCCAAGagggaagttaaaaagaaaagatggaaccGCCCCAAGATGTCCCTTGCCCAGAAGAAAGACCGGGTTGCTCAGAAGAAGGCAAGTTTCCTCAGAGCCCAGGAGCGGGCAGCCAATAGTTAGAACATCAAAATCTGTAATTTTCTATGAAGATTTTCAGATTAAGACAATAAACTTAttgaacatcaaaaaaaaataaaataaactttagtaatatgttggaaaggatgtgaaCGTTGTAATATtgtgcttctgttttgtttctttgcttaatCTAGACCAGAAAAATATCACTTATTAATCCAGCCAGCTGAAAGGTTCACTAGCTTAACTAGTTTCCACACTTGTGATATTATTCTGTCAGTTTTCATGGCTATTAATAAATAGCTCATTTTTTTGTTATATAGAcaatagtggcaaagaactgactTCATTGTCTCAGAAATGAATCATTGTCCTAATTCAGGTCCGGCTCACAGAGCTGTTAatggctagaagggaccttgaaccCAAgacatctgattccaaatccatttccCTTCCCACTGTTCCCCTCCACTTCTCAGTTATAGTATTGTGGTTGACTTGGGCAGGGGGGAGATTCACCAGAATGTTAAAATGGTGAATTTAGAATGGCCAATAATTGTCTGTTTCAAACTGCTTGAAACTGGGTTGtgtaatttcatctttgtatctcattAATCTAAGTATAtgcttaacaagtgtttattgaacttctggtgccaagatggtggagttaAGAAGGAACCCTttgaagccctcccaaattcccttctaAACAactagacaaagaaatcaaagctatctatagtcatatgaaaagattCTCTAAAGCacgattgattagagaaatgcaattaaaacaactctgagataccacctcacatctatcagattggttaatatggcaaaaaaggaaaatgttggat
Proteins encoded in this window:
- the LOC118853862 gene encoding 60S ribosomal protein L5-like, whose translation is MSVPRARVSFGRMGFVKVVKNKAYFKRYQVKFRRRREGKMDYYARKRLVIQDKNKYNTPKYRMIVRVTNRDIICQIAYARIEGDMIVCAACAHELPKYGVKVGLTNYAAASCTGLLLARRLLNRFGMDKIYEGQVEVTGDEYNVESIDSQPGAFTCYLHAGLARTTTGNKVFGALKGAVDGGLSIPHSTKRFPGYDSESKEFNAEVHRKHIMGQNVADYMRYLMEEDEDAYEKQFSQYIKNNITPDMMEEMYKKAHAGIRENPVYEKKPKREVKKKRWNRPKMSLAQKKDRVAQKKASFLRAQERAANS